In the Clupea harengus chromosome 16, Ch_v2.0.2, whole genome shotgun sequence genome, one interval contains:
- the bcap29 gene encoding B-cell receptor-associated protein 29: MTLQWTAVATFLYVEIGILLLLCIPFISAKRWQSIFKLNIWNKLSPFWNKGFLTMIIVLIVLFLDAVREVKKYSASEPGKDAKLHPNMYDHLHMKLFRAQRNLYISGFSLFLWLVMRRVITLINQLATATGTTAAVQSQAESANQAAKKYMEDNELLKQALTNGKDEKATAEGSELLRKELTDLTDELKTSEDALKKSQFESEAMKKQSEGLTKEYDRLLMEHQELQNQLASGDKKDD; encoded by the exons ATGACTCTGCAGTGGACTGCAGTTGCCACCTTCCTGTATGTGGAGATTGGgatcctccttctcctctgcatACCTTTTATTTCTGCTAAAAG ATGGcaaagcattttcaaactgaacaTATGGAACAAATTGTCGCCTTTCTGGAACAAAGGCTTCCTCACCATGATAATTGTCCTCATCGTACTCTTTCTAG ATGCTGTGCGAGAGGTGAAGAAGTACTCTGCCTCAGAGCCCGGTAAAGATGCCAAGCTGCACCCCAACATGTATGACCACCTGCACATGAAGCTGTTCAGAGCCCAGAGGAACCTCTACATCTCaggcttctccctcttcctctggct CGTCATGAGGCGCGTCATCACCTTAATCAACCAGCTGGCCACAGCCACAGGCACCACCGCAGCAGTGCAGTCCCAGGCCGAGAGTGCCAACCAGGCCGCTAAGAAATACATGGAGGATAATGAGCTCCTGAAGCAG GCTCTGACGAATGGAAAGGACGAAAAGGCAACAGCTGAAGGAAGTGAACTTTTAAGGAAAGAGCTGACGGACCTGACAGACGAACTGAAGACCTCTGAGGATG CTTTGAAGAAGTCCCAGTTTGAGTCGGAGGCCATGAAGAAGCAAAGTGAAGGCCTGACCAAAGAGTACGACCGCCTGCTCATGGAGCACCAGGAGCTGCAG AATCAGTTGGCAAGTGGAGATAAGAAGGACGACTAG
- the gpr22a gene encoding G-protein coupled receptor 22 produces the protein MHTPPVLELQATMSDINNNNNNVTVLDSADPLDQDMDATLPYPVSFQVSLTGFLMLEIVLGLSSNLTVLVLYCMKSNLVSSVSNIVTMNLHVLDVLVCVACIPLTIAVVLLPPQDNAALVCCFHEASVSFASVATAANVLAITLDRYDISVRPANRVLTMGRAVALLGSIWVLSFLSFLVPFMEVGFFIRGRDMEGNQTLEYEEEGLWANHYDTDLGLYYHLLAQIPIFFFTAVVMLVTYYKILQALNIRIGTRFHTAAPKKKVRGKSTKAAVSMTTSGTASAAQPESTDASQSSAPPRNPPLAMRTSVAVIIALRRAVKRHRERRERQRRVFRMSLLIISTFLLCWTPLTVLNAIILSTGPSGMAARLRLGFLVMAYGTTIFHPLLYAFTRQKFQKVLKSKMKKRVVSVVEAEPTPNNVVIHNSWIDPKRNKKVTFEETEVRQKCLSSVDVE, from the coding sequence ATGCATACCCCTCCTGTGCTGGAACTCCAAGCCACCATGAGcgacatcaacaacaacaataacaacgtGACCGTCCTCGACAGCGCCGACCCATTGGACCAGGACATGGATGCAACCTTGCCCTACCCGGTCAGCTTCCAGGTGTCCCTGACCGGCTTCCTGATGCTGGAGATTGTGCTGGGCCTGAGCAGCAACCTCACAGTGCTGGTCCTCTACTGCATGAAGTCCAACCTGGTCAGCTCGGTCAGCAACATCGTCACCATGAACCTGCATGTGCTGGACGTGCTAGTGTGCGTGGCTTGTATCCCGCTCACCATCGCTGTAGTGCTGCTGCCGCCTCAGGACAACGCGGCACTCGTCTGCTGCTTCCACGAGGCCAGCGTGTCATTCGCCAGCGTTGCCACGGCAGCCAACGTCTTGGCAATCACCCTGGACAGATATGACATCTCGGTGCGGCCGGCAAACCGTGTGCTGACAATGGGTCGTGCCGTGGCACTGCTGGGCTCCATCTGGGTGTTGTCCTTCCTCAGCTTCCTAGTGCCCTTCATGGAGGTGGGCTTCTTTATCCGGGGCAGGGACATGGAGGGGAACCAGACCCTGGAGTACGAGGAGGAGGGCTTGTGGGCCAACCACTATGACACAGACCTGGGTCTCTACTACCACTTGCTGGCCCAGATCCCCATCTTCTTCTTTACGGCGGTGGTCATGCTGGTGACCTACTACAAGATCCTGCAGGCGCTCAACATTCGGATCGGCACGCGCTTCCACACCGCCGCACCTAAGAAGAAAGTGCGTGGCAAGAGCACGAAGGCAGCCGTTTCCATGACGACGTCAGGGACGGCGTCGGCAGCCCAGCCCGAGTCCACTGACGCCTCGCAGAGCAGCGCACCACCGCGGAACCCGCCGCTGGCCATGCGCACCTCCGTGGCAGTCATCATCGCCCTGCGGCGCGCCGTCAAGCGGCACCGGGAGAGGCGGGAGCGGCAGCGGCGGGTCTTCCGCATGTCGCTGCTCATCATCTCCACCTTCCTGCTCTGCTGGACGCCCCTCACCGTGCTCAATGCCATCATCCTTAGCACCGGCCCCAGCGGCATGGCGGCCCGACTGCGCTTGGGCTTCCTGGTCATGGCCTACGGCACCACCATCTTCCACCCGCTGCTCTATGCCTTCACCAGGCAAAAGTTCCAGAAGGTGCTCAAGAGCAAGATGAAGAAGAGGGTGGTGTCCGTGGTGGAGGCTGAGCCAACACCCAACAACGTGGTCATCCATAACTCCTGGATCGACCCCAAACGGAACAAAAAGGTAACCTTCGAGGagactgaggtcaggcaaaagTGTCTCTCGTCTGTGGACGTAGAGTGA
- the dus4l gene encoding tRNA-dihydrouridine(20a/20b) synthase [NAD(P)+]-like: MDRHINVMDMFETGKVLKVCAPMVRYSKLAFRCLVRKYDCDVCFTPMIVAADFMRSVKARDSEFTTKRADQPLIVQFAAKDAQTLADAACVVAPFSDGVDVNCGCPQRWAMSEGYGACLINKPDLVKDMVRQVRNQIENPNYTMSIKIRIHKDMRKTVDLCQKAESAGVSWITVHGRTSDERHQPVHYDAIKTIKDSLSIPVIANGDIKTLRDVESIQNLTGVDGVMAARGLLANPAMFAGYEETPLECIWDWVDIALEHGTPFTCFHHHLIYMLERISSQPERRVFNSLSSTSAVIDYLDNTYGSV; encoded by the exons ATGGACAGACACATCAATGTCATGGATATGTTTGAGACTGGTAAAGTCTTGAAAGTGTGCGCACCTATGGTCCGTTATTCAAA GTTAGCTTTCAGATGCCTGGTGAGGAAGTACGACTGTGATGTATGTTTCACTCCGATGATTGTGGCCGCAGATTTCATGCGCTCTGTTAAAGCCAGGGACAGTGAATTTACCACAAAAAGGG CTGATCAGCCTCTAATCGTGCAGTTCGCTGCTAAAGACGCTCAGACGCTGGCAGATGCCGCTTGTGTTGTTGCGCCTTTCTCTGATGGAGTGGACGTGAATTGTGGTTGTCCTCAGAG ATGGGCCATGTCAGAAGGCTATGGAGCCTGCTTGATCAACAAACCAGACCTTGTTAAAGATATGGTGCGACAGGTCCGAAACCAAATTGAAAATCCCAACTATACCATGTCCATTAAAATCAG GATCCACAAGGACATGAGGAAGACAGTAGACCTATGTCAGAAAGCAGAGTCGGCAGGAGTCTCCTGGATCACAGTGCACGGACGTACATCAGACGAGCGACACCAGCCTGTCCATTATGACGCTATAAAGACTATTAAGGACAGCCTGTCCATCCCCGTCATTGCCAATGGAGACATCAAGACTCTCCGGGATGTGGAGTCAATTCAGAACCTAACTGGAGTTGATG GAGTGATGGCTGCCCGGGGGCTGCTGGCCAATCCTGCTATGTTTGCAGGCTATGAAGAGACCCCACTGGAGTGCATCTGGGACTGGGTGGACATTGCCCTTGAGCATGGGACTCCATTTACCTGCTTTCACCACCACCTTATCTACATGCTGGAGCGGATTAGCTCTCAGCCTGAAAGGAGGGTGTTCAACAGCCTCTCAAGTACCTCAGCAGTAATTGACTACCTCGATAATACTTATGGCTCAGTATGA